A genome region from Oikeobacillus pervagus includes the following:
- a CDS encoding LysM peptidoglycan-binding domain-containing protein → MEIMYETRQEKSARIRKEKEQRRNSKLIGATLALSLTATTFLGQPKGAKACDCAQEYIVKAGDSLYSLAKQYEVTVQQLKEKNGLTSDSLVVGQKITVPYKGENGQLVHKQIGKGQEVIEKQSVTAKEQNIKVSNPNVTGEKPKQSGVYIVQSGDNLWNLSKKFGVSVEKILTDNRLTTANLMPGQRLIIQRDHDINKQIHLEKTKVVAPAKNTESSTHIVQSGDSLWKIAQKYGVTIESLMSLNQLQTDKLQIGQKIIVNSKIEKREPSDKPGDKISEKPMMASTIIYIVKNGDSLWKISKKYHTSIEKIKQDNHLTSDFLSVGQKLTIQLDDSTKNTDDKPVAIYTVKAGDTLKSLAYRFNVDLDLLMEINHLNRPMVIIGQKLLIPAKHTVQQSGKMIGAVDSTSIEIDFNGNPLVLEVSYGDSQSYQKWKNKQVFVTYTKGINSKRPALVNMEIN, encoded by the coding sequence ATGGAAATCATGTATGAAACCCGTCAAGAGAAATCGGCGAGGATCAGAAAGGAGAAAGAGCAGAGACGCAATTCTAAGTTAATAGGAGCAACACTTGCTTTATCATTAACAGCTACAACCTTTTTAGGGCAGCCAAAAGGAGCAAAGGCATGTGATTGTGCCCAAGAATATATCGTGAAAGCAGGTGATTCCCTTTATTCCTTGGCAAAACAATATGAAGTGACGGTACAACAATTAAAGGAGAAAAACGGATTAACATCTGATTCACTAGTTGTTGGGCAAAAAATCACAGTTCCATACAAAGGGGAAAATGGTCAGCTCGTTCATAAGCAAATTGGAAAAGGTCAAGAAGTAATAGAAAAGCAAAGTGTCACAGCAAAAGAGCAAAATATCAAAGTATCGAATCCAAATGTAACAGGAGAAAAGCCGAAACAATCGGGAGTTTATATCGTACAATCAGGGGATAATCTTTGGAATCTTTCAAAAAAATTTGGTGTATCTGTAGAAAAAATTTTAACAGATAATCGGTTGACAACTGCTAATCTTATGCCAGGTCAAAGGCTCATTATTCAAAGGGATCATGATATAAATAAACAAATTCATTTAGAAAAAACGAAAGTCGTTGCACCGGCCAAAAATACTGAATCGAGTACTCATATTGTTCAATCAGGGGATAGCCTTTGGAAAATCGCACAAAAATATGGTGTGACAATCGAAAGTCTTATGAGCTTAAATCAATTACAAACAGACAAGCTCCAAATAGGACAAAAGATTATAGTTAATTCAAAAATAGAAAAAAGAGAGCCGAGCGATAAACCCGGCGACAAAATAAGCGAAAAGCCAATGATGGCTTCTACTATTATTTATATCGTCAAAAATGGCGATTCTTTATGGAAAATTTCAAAAAAATATCATACTTCTATAGAAAAAATAAAGCAAGACAATCATCTAACATCGGATTTTCTATCTGTTGGTCAAAAGTTAACGATTCAATTGGACGATTCAACGAAAAATACAGACGATAAGCCAGTAGCTATTTATACCGTTAAGGCAGGCGATACTTTGAAATCCTTAGCCTATCGTTTTAATGTAGACTTAGACCTACTGATGGAAATCAATCATTTAAATCGTCCAATGGTGATCATCGGTCAAAAATTACTCATCCCCGCCAAACATACCGTCCAACAATCTGGGAAAATGATTGGTGCTGTCGACTCAACTTCAATTGAAATTGACTTTAATGGAAATCCACTCGTACTCGAGGTCTCCTATGGTGATTCCCAATCCTATCAAAAGTGGAAAAATAAACAAGTATTTGTCACCTATACAAAGGGAATCAACTCAAAACGTCC
- a CDS encoding YfjL-like protein, with translation MRKKKWLGILIAVIMLFGCGAIFVYVSFNGTSWGKKKYARIFEKHLNAKYSETIIIKDTFYNFKSGQYEARAYPKINKEYEFSIYPVYGKRNRYYDDYVPVRWQKEAEKEIQKDIQEVFPKSDYSVFIDVEENIKGEIPRYSDIRPQGDLLISVHKKELIDQEYERAYLIVKRLQDQKIYNLDIDLFYDDMSIEAIFTHIVVRAKDLTKIQSPCHVQYYSLLRQKEEMEQMLKEEIENIPEIAKLNHTTPEQIEKDFAENFRQQEKVIKEFEKALQRACYFTNLENGE, from the coding sequence ATGAGAAAAAAGAAATGGTTGGGGATCTTGATTGCCGTTATAATGCTTTTTGGATGTGGGGCAATCTTTGTTTATGTGAGCTTTAATGGTACTTCATGGGGAAAGAAGAAGTACGCCAGAATATTTGAAAAACATCTAAATGCGAAATATTCAGAGACGATTATCATAAAAGACACTTTCTATAATTTTAAATCAGGCCAATATGAAGCAAGGGCATACCCAAAAATAAATAAGGAATACGAATTCTCTATTTACCCAGTTTATGGTAAGCGAAACCGATATTATGATGATTACGTCCCAGTTCGTTGGCAAAAAGAAGCTGAAAAAGAAATTCAAAAAGACATCCAGGAAGTTTTTCCAAAAAGTGATTATTCCGTCTTTATAGATGTAGAAGAAAATATAAAAGGGGAAATCCCTCGGTATTCAGATATTCGACCACAAGGCGATTTGTTGATTTCTGTTCATAAGAAAGAATTGATAGATCAAGAGTATGAGCGTGCCTATCTAATCGTAAAAAGATTGCAAGACCAAAAGATTTATAATTTAGATATTGACCTATTTTACGATGACATGAGCATTGAGGCGATTTTCACTCATATCGTGGTGCGAGCAAAAGATTTAACCAAAATTCAGTCACCATGTCATGTGCAATATTATTCTCTTCTTCGTCAAAAGGAGGAGATGGAACAGATGTTGAAAGAGGAAATTGAAAACATTCCTGAAATAGCCAAACTAAATCATACAACACCGGAACAGATCGAAAAGGATTTCGCAGAAAATTTTCGACAACAGGAAAAAGTGATCAAAGAGTTTGAAAAGGCGTTACAAAGAGCCTGTTATTTTACTAATCTTGAAAATGGAGAGTGA